In Carassius auratus strain Wakin unplaced genomic scaffold, ASM336829v1 scaf_tig00031451, whole genome shotgun sequence, the following are encoded in one genomic region:
- the LOC113080504 gene encoding calmodulin-regulated spectrin-associated protein 3, translating to MDASAAKGSAPVPDICPLDRFDPTRAKTRASVSWLLSRSRGPEEPVEEDGRVSPALERLLRSGELYCRVFSSHTLSSVTAPPTDLGSVLQLLQRFDLTPLHTQQQTPLEETQLRHEPIDMAAHLALIDSLMSLSAMETVGRVKMAKETDQFGSSRSWENSLLFWINKVNQKLRESANVDDNLKSNPCTDLQPAQPSCSQRWYWKLVPHAIAFCLKESGNKPPVIRYRKDKVQSKQTPVFVVVSGVKDLSNGCGIAAAIHFYCPQILPLEDVCLKDTMSVADSVYNLQLIREFCESHLKSCCPLQLEDLLYAPPTLQVNIMCFLSELFATFEVQKPDFVKPKHTLDLTDASDLVDCTSPISGNSNSGAPSFLLKQSLLPQSNAVSEGRGWNKKQISRPLSAVAFNIPFPLDSDVDVVMGNPLFRSVSTDSLTMVTNPGPYTPPEDLSKLICHAPLGELPTIEEALQIFHTARPVHIEPRLRPEGAPSGFYLHSPEGGEARLSSSAPCRSGMMYRPIGGGLESRGNLKRQPVGSQENHEGLECDTTEDSPKTSSSPANGPMTGRMTNFAERRKKMPESPSNSRSQDVESLLSPAMMSPVGAVEAQELGARLEEKRRSIEAQKKRIEAIFTKHRQRLGKTAFLQLQKKQGEELEDNGQSLTLDERLTRMEQQLQQEEDREKEEEKKKKEEEKKENDGEQKKMENVGDVIAPPKLEKQVTFSVETKKEDGKEPPLGEYNEAVAKLTSTLQSLQRDMQRLTEQQQKLMGKKTPNSPKNTHSNKPPTSSKAWVIPAVSKSPVTPPHLSRESTSIISPSGSPSRSGQLSDTSRSPKSSAASAPRKSRGAVPKSPKRQRPSRPTDLGFQPLTRVLTPPKNVDTLPHLRRVSPSQCQVQTCSSLRLGGPYTPQDSPPQPVPPQESTSESGSSDHHTPIFNLELEAVPPSALPAELLGGGSSSGAPSECSFESDMLLSSALVIDETEGAGTMGDDTDLEQGTEIFSSDSMSDQTENESKIGLDVFFKEEGLSEEEMAQKRALLLERQQRRAQEIKKRARHGQDPEDSQQASVDDLGPSQTMLLSQSLPTSYTPPPPSKATPPGTPLRRGTFTRTEYEMRQQLKIMADLGKVLKQKPAKHSCKKQHAHKPHNNHELTHTRSPGKNKAVVSNMKDGTSLSTEKPASCSDSPSKVMSSGQLANQSGEKDLEHALNTSSPASLPEYTGPKLFKEPSFKSNKFIIHSALSRCCLAGKVNESQKNKIIVEMEKSSASHFLILMRDANCQFRAIYTRDGQSEELHRLCGVGPRVISSSAVEAIYKYSSERKQFNTLPSRTLSMSVDAFTIPAHLWHTKKHGTPKKVATPK from the exons ATGGACGCGTCTGCGGCGAAGGGAAGCGCGCCGGTGCCGGACATCTGCCCGCTGGACCGGTTCGACCCCACCCGAGCTAAGACCCGCGCCAGTGTGAGCTGGCTGCTGAGCCGGAGCCGCGGACCTGAAG agcctGTGGAGGAGGATGGGCGCGTCTCTCCCGCTCTAGAGCGCCTCCTGCGGTCCGGGGAGCTGTACTGCAGGGTGTTCTCCTCACACACTCTGTCCAGtgtcacagcgccacctacagACCTGGGCTCTGTGCTGCAGCTCCTCCAGAGGTTCGACCTGACCCCGCTTCACACGCAGCAGCAGACGCCGCTCGAGGAGACGCAGCTGAGACACGAGCCCATTGACATG GCAGCCCATCTGGCCCTGATTGATTCGCTGATGTCACTGAGTGCCATGGAAACCGTGGGTCGGGTCAAGATGGCGAAGGAGACGGATCAGTTCGGGTCCAGCAGGAGCTGGGAGAACTCACTGCTGTTCTGGATCAACAAG GTCAATCAGAAGTTACGAGAAAGTGCAAATGTTGATGATAATCTGAAATCAAACCCCTGCACAGACCTGCAGCCGGCTCAGCCATCT TGCTCACAGCGCTGGTACTGGAAACTGGTCCCA CATGCCATCGCATTTTGTTTGAAGGAGTCGGGGAATAAGCCTCCTGTG atCCGTTACAGAAAAGATAAGGTTCAGTCTAAACAGACTCCGGTGTTTGTGGTGGTTTCTGGAGTGAAGGATCTGTCTAACGGTTGCGGCATCGCTGCTGCCATTCACTTCTACTGTCCTCAGATTCTGCCCCTGGAGG ATGTGTGTTTGAAGGACACCATGTCCGTAGCAGACAGTGTGTACAATCTTCAGCTGATCAGAGAGTTTTGTGAAAGCCACCTAAAGAGCTGCTGCCCCCTTCAGCTGGAGGATTTACTCTATGCCCCGCCCACTTTACAG GTGAACATTATGTGCTTCCTTTCGGAGCTGTTCGCCACGTTCGAAGTACAGAAACCAGACTTTGTCAAACCCAAACACACACTGGACCTAACAG ATGCATCAGATCTGGTTGATTGCACAAGTCCGATCAGTGGCAACAGCAACAG TGGAGCTCCATCTTTCCTTCTGAAGCAGTCGCTCCTGCCTCAGTCCAATGCTGTGTCTG AAGGACGGGGCTGGAACAAAAAGCAAATTAG CCGTCCTCTCTCCGCTGTGGCCTTCAACATCCCATTCCCACTGGACAGTGATGTTGATGTTGTTATGGGCAATCCTCTTTTCCGTTCTGTCAGCACCGACAGCCTCACAATGGTAACCAACCCCGGTCCTTACACACCCCCAGAGGATCTGAGTAAACTCATTTGTCATGCTCCTCTGGGAGAGTTACCTACTATAGAAGAAGCATTGCAGATTTTTCATACTGCCCGTCCAGTACACATTGAGCCCCGGCTGCGGCCAGAGGGTGCTCCATCTGGCTTTTACCTCCACTCCCCTGAGGGGGGTGAAGCCAGACTGAGCAGCTCTGCTCCCTGCCGGTCAGGGATGATGTATCGACCAATCGGAGGAGGACTTGAAAGCCGCGGGAACCTCAAACGACAACCTGTTGGTTCACAAGAAAACCATGAAGGTTTAGAGTGCGACACAACAGAAGACTCTCCCAAAACCTCTTCCAGCCCAGCCAACGGGCCCATGACTGGTCGCATGACAAACTTTGCTGAACGGAGAAAGAAGATGCCAGAATCCCCAAGTAATTCCAGGTCCCAGGATGTGGAGTCGTTGTTGAGCCCTGCGATGATGAGCCCCGTTGGGGCAGTGGAGGCGCAGGAGCTAGGTGCACGTCTGGAGGAGAAGCGTAGATCTATCGAAGCTCAAAAGAAGCGGATTGAGGCCATCTTTACCAAGCACAGGCAAAGGCTTGGCAAGACTGCCTTCCTTCAACTCCAGAAGAAGCAGGGGGAAGAACTGGAAGATAACGGACAGTCCCTCACTCTGGATGAACGACTAACACGAATGGAGCAGCAGCTCCAACAAGAGGAGGACAGAGAGAaggaggaggaaaaaaagaaaaaggaggaggagaagaaagaaaatgatgGAGAGCAGAAGAAGATGGAGAATGTTGGTGATGTAATAGCACCGCCTAAACTGGAGAAACAGGTTACTTTCTCTGTTGAAACTAAGAAAGAGGACGGGAAAGAGCCACCATTGGGGGAATATAATGAGGCAGTAGCCAAGCTAACCTCCACCCTACAGTCCCTACAAAGGGACATGCAGCGCCTTACAGAACAGCAGCAAAAGCTCATGGGAAAGAAAACTCCGAATTCTCCGAAAAACACCCACTCAAATAAGCCACCTACCTCCAGCAAGGCCTGGGTCATCCCGGCTGTTTCTAAATCCCCTGTTACACCCCCTCATCTTTCTAGAGAGTCCACCAGTATCATTTCACCCTCTGGATCTCCATCACGCTCAGGACAACTTTCTGACACATCAAGATCCCCTAAAAGTTCAGCAGCATCTGCTCCACGCAAATCCCGTGGTGCTGTTCCTAAGAGCCCCAAACGACAACGTCCCTCCCGCCCAACAGACCTCGGTTTCCAGCCTCTCACACGTGTCCTTACGCCCCCAAAGAATGTGGACACACTTCCCCATCTGCGTCGAGTCTCTCCGAGCCAGTGTCAGGTGCAGACCTGCTCCTCGCTGCGACTCGGTGGTCCATACACACCCCAGGACTCTCCACCGCAACCTGTTCCACCTCAAGAGAGCACCTCAGAATCTGGCTCCAGCGACCATCACACCCCGATCTTCAACCTTGAGCTGGAGGCTGTACCTCCATCTGCACTCCCAGCTGAACTGTTAGGAGGTGGGAGCAGCTCAGGAGCCCCGTCAGAGTGCTCATTTGAAAGCGATATGCTGCTTAGCAGCGCCCTGGTGATAGATGAGACAGAGGGTGCAGGGACCATGGGAGATGACACGGATCTGGAACAGGGTACAGAAATATTCTCATCGGATTCCATGAGCGACCAGACAGAGAATGAGAGCAAGATAGGACTTGATGTGTTCTTCAAG GAGGAGGGTCTTTCGGAGGAGGAAATGGCCCAGAAAAGGGCTCTGTTGTTGGAACGGCAGCAAAGACGGGCTCAAGAGATCAAGAAACGTGCAAGACATGGACAAGACCCTGAGGACAG TCAACAGGCTTCTGTGGATGACCTGGGACCTTCTCAAACTATGCTGCTTTCACAGTCACTGCCCACTTCATACACCCCGCCCCCTCCATCAAAAGCCACACCCCCAGGAACACCCCTGCGACGAGGAACATTCACCAGGACAGAGTATGAAATGCGTCAGCAGCTAAAGATTATGGCTGATCTAGGGAAGGTTCTCAAACAGAAACCAGCAAAGCACAGCTGCAAAAAACAACATGCACACAAACCGCACAACAACCATGAACTTACTCACACACGCTCACCAGGAAAGAACAAAGCAG TTGTCTCTAACATGAAAGATGGCACATCTCTATCAACTGAAAAGCCTGCGAG TTGCTCAGATTCACCCTCAAAGGTGATGTCATCAGggcagttggccaatcagagtggAGAAAAAGACTTGGAACATGCCCTCAATACCTCCTCTCCTGCCTCACTCCCAGAATACACAG GTCCTAAATTATTTAAGGAACCCAGTTTTAAATCAAACAAGTTCATCATTCACAGCGCTCTCTCACGGTGCTGTCTTGCTGGCAAAGTCAATGAATCCCAGAAAAACAAGATCATAGTG GAGATGGAGAAGAGCTCCGCCAGTCACTTCCTGATTCTCATGCGTGATGCCAACTGTCAGTTCCGTGCCATCTACACTCGAGACGGCCAGTCGGAGGAGCTGCATCGACTCTGCGGCGTCGGCCCGCGAGTCATTTCCTCATCAGCTGTGGAGGCCATTTATAAATACAGCTCCGAAAGGAAACAGTTCAATACACTTCCATCTCGTACCCTGAGCATGAGCGTCGATGCTTTCACTATCCCCGCCCATCTCTGGCACACTAAAAAACATGGCACGCCCAAAAAAGTAGCAACACCCAAATAG
- the LOC113080505 gene encoding keratin, type I cytoskeletal 47 kDa-like, whose translation MAFRSQSASGRSLSVSSSRSLAPVCFSGFGSQSVMAGGLQSGASLGFGSGAGFGFGSGAGLGFGSGAGLGFGSGFGSGHGIGGGSLSTSLRTVGGTLSSAAGGGSFGASFRAGGGCFAEAMSNIINEKQQMQVLNDRLATYLEKVKRLETTNYELNEKLRSFTINRVQSSFNLEPYEIQIKPLREKLLLLMQDHTRITLAVDNAKLAADDFRMKFETELAMRQSVESDIAGLKTLKREYSSTNAILLQELTGLEKERAALKDAHHQDMKALRGEMMGTVTVDVKESESTDLSRVLADIRAEYEMVIEKNRRQAESWYTKQVEKKQAEVELFTETTVSGGSEITESHKQSMTLQTQLDAALMEKANLEQRLVAVQAQYQSQFFSLAQLAGSLEGELTSVRESTLQQSRDYQLLLSTKVQLEREISTYKALLEGAGEFSNLSALKKPAKKMETLKVETEKVETKKVETEKVEVLKVETEKVEVLNVETERIALTSSDDRGAGGGAEVPTSEAQSGASGAIEVPVGGGTAYALMALEGVSSDPVMPSSTLPAEA comes from the exons ATGGCGTTCAGATCTCAGAGTGCCTCTGGCAGGTCTCTCTCTGTGTCCAGCAGCCGTTCCCTGGCTCCCGTCTGCTTCTCTGGCTTTGGGAGTCAGTCGGTGATGGCTGGAGGTCTGCAGAGCGGCGCCAGTTTGGGCTTTGGCTCCGGTGCTGGATTTGGCTTCGGATCAGGTGCCGGCTTGGGCTTTGGCTCTGGTGCTGGATTGGGGTTCGGATCCGGATTTGGGTCTGGTCACGGCATAGGTGGAGGTTCTCTCTCGACTAGTTTGAGGACGGTTGGAGGCACTCTCTCAAGCGCTGCAGGCGGAGGCTCCTTCGGGGCGAGTTTCAGAGCGGGTGGAGGCTGTTTCGCAGAAGCCATGTCCAACATCATCAACGAGAAACAGCAGATGCAGGTTCTGAACGACCGTCTCGCAACCTACCTGGAGAAGGTGAAGCGCCTGGAGACCACGAACTACGAGCTCAACGAGAAGCTCCGCTCATTCACCATCAACAGAGTCCAGAGCAGCTTCAACCTGGAGCCCTACGAGATCCAGATAAAGCCACTGCGCGAGAAG cttCTGCTTCTCATGCAGGACCACACACGCATCACTTTAGCCGTGGACAACGCTAAACTGGCCGCTGATGATTTCAGAATGAA GTTCGAGACGGAGCTGGCCATGCGTCAGTCTGTGGAGAGCGACATCGCCGGTCTGAAGACCCTGAAGAGGGAGTACAGCTCCACCAACGCCATCCTTCTGCAGGAGCTCACGGGTCTGGAGAAGGAGCGCGCCGCTCTCAAAGACGCACACCATCAG GACATGAAAGCCCTGCGCGGGGAGATGATGGGCACCGTGACGGTGGATGTGAAGGAGAGCGAGAGCACGGATCTGTCTCGAGTGCTGGCCGACATCCGCGCCGAGTACGAGATGGTCATCGAGAAGAACCGCCGGCAGGCCGAGAGCTGGTACACCAAACAG GTGGAGAAGAAGCAGGCGGAGGTGGAGCTGTTCACTGAGACCACCGTCAGCGGAGGCTCTGAAATCACTGAGAGCCACAAACAGAGCATGACCCTGCAGACACAGCTGGACGCCGCACTGATGGAG AAGGCGAATCTGGAGCAGCGTCTGGTGGCGGTCCAGGCTCAGTATCAGTCTCAGTTCTTCTCTCTAGCTCAGCTGGCCGGCAGTCTGGAGGGAGAGCTGACCTCGGTGCGTGAGAGCACTCTTCAGCAGAGCCGTGATTACCAGCTGCTGCTCAGCACCAAGGTCCAGCTGGAGCGAGAGATCAGCACATACAAAGCTCTGCTGGAGGGAGCTGGAGAGTTCAGCAACCTCAGCGCGCTCAAGAAACCGGCCAAGAAGATGGAGACCCTGAAGGTGGAGACCGAGAAGGTGGAGACAAAGAAGGTGGAGACCGAGAAGGTGGAGGTCCTGAAGGTGGAGACCGAGAAGGTGGAGGTCCTGAATGTGGAGACCGAGAGGATCGCTTTGACGTCATCTGATGATCGTG GTGCAGGAGGCGGAGCCGAAGTTCCCACCTCTGAAGCACAGTCAGGTGCTTCTGGTGCAATTGAGGTGCCAGTGGGCGGAGGTACAGCGTATGCTCTGATGGCATTGGAGGGAGTCTCATCGGATCCAGTGATGCCATCAAGTACTCTGCCAGCTGAG GCATGA